The following are encoded in a window of Doryrhamphus excisus isolate RoL2022-K1 chromosome 16, RoL_Dexc_1.0, whole genome shotgun sequence genomic DNA:
- the tpd52l2b gene encoding tpd52 like 2b isoform X10, translating to MDPAGQDINLNSPNKGLPVENPGGLSDVSVEGALGNSGNPLPPGLTEEEAEELRSELGKVEEEISTLRQVLLAKEKHALALKRKLGLSPLNELKQNLTKSWQDVQTSNAYKKTQETLSQAGQKTSAAITTMGSAISRKLGDMRNSPTFKSFEDKVGNLKYKVVGPRGDGSTAGSPTDSTPTQENPPF from the exons ATGGATCCCGCCGGCCAAG ATATCAACCTCAACTCTCCCAACAAGGGTCTGCCCGTGGAAAATCCCGGTGGCCTGTCGGACGTTTCGGTAGAGGGCGCTCTGGGAAACTCGGGCAACCCCCTCCCGCCAGGCCTGACAGAGGAGGAGGCCGAGGAGCTCCGCTCTGAGCTCGGCAAG GTGGAGGAGGAGATCAGCACGCTGCGTCAGGTTCTGTTGGCCAAAGAGAAACACGCCCTGGCGCTCAAGAGAAAACTGGGCCTCAGCCCGCTCAACGAACTCAAGCAGAATCTCACCAAGAGCTGGCAGGACGTGCAGACCTCCAACGC ATATAAAAAGACTCAGGAGACCCTCTCCCAGGCGGGACAGAAGACGAGTGCCGCCATCACCACCATGGGCTCGGCCATCAGCAGGAAGCTGGGCGACATGAG GAACTCCCCCACCTTCAAGTCGTTTGAGGACAAAGTGGGCAACCTGAAG TACAAGGTGGTGGGCCCCCGAGGAGACGGCAGCACGGCCGGCTCACCCACCGACTCCACCCCCACTCAGGAGAACCCGCCTTTCTGA
- the tpd52l2b gene encoding tpd52 like 2b isoform X2: MDPAGQDINLNSPNKGLPVENPGGLSDVSVEGALGNSGNPLPPGLTEEEAEELRSELGKVEEEISTLRQVLLAKEKHALALKRKLGLSPLNELKQNLTKSWQDVQTSNAYLSASATLDDISHSEAYKKTQETLSQAGQKTSAAITTMGSAISRKLGDMRALPFSNSFSNYSIRHSISMPAMRNSPTFKSFEDKVGNLKYKVVGPRGDGSTAGSPTDSTPTQENPPF; this comes from the exons ATGGATCCCGCCGGCCAAG ATATCAACCTCAACTCTCCCAACAAGGGTCTGCCCGTGGAAAATCCCGGTGGCCTGTCGGACGTTTCGGTAGAGGGCGCTCTGGGAAACTCGGGCAACCCCCTCCCGCCAGGCCTGACAGAGGAGGAGGCCGAGGAGCTCCGCTCTGAGCTCGGCAAG GTGGAGGAGGAGATCAGCACGCTGCGTCAGGTTCTGTTGGCCAAAGAGAAACACGCCCTGGCGCTCAAGAGAAAACTGGGCCTCAGCCCGCTCAACGAACTCAAGCAGAATCTCACCAAGAGCTGGCAGGACGTGCAGACCTCCAACGC ATATCTGTCTGCCTCGGCTACTTTGGATGACATTTCCCACTCGGAAGC ATATAAAAAGACTCAGGAGACCCTCTCCCAGGCGGGACAGAAGACGAGTGCCGCCATCACCACCATGGGCTCGGCCATCAGCAGGAAGCTGGGCGACATGAG AGCGCTTCCTTTCTCCAACTCTTTTAG CAACTATTCCATTCGCCACTCCATAAGTATGCCAGCGATGAG GAACTCCCCCACCTTCAAGTCGTTTGAGGACAAAGTGGGCAACCTGAAG TACAAGGTGGTGGGCCCCCGAGGAGACGGCAGCACGGCCGGCTCACCCACCGACTCCACCCCCACTCAGGAGAACCCGCCTTTCTGA
- the tpd52l2b gene encoding tpd52 like 2b isoform X8 gives MDPAGQDINLNSPNKGLPVENPGGLSDVSVEGALGNSGNPLPPGLTEEEAEELRSELGKVEEEISTLRQVLLAKEKHALALKRKLGLSPLNELKQNLTKSWQDVQTSNAYKKTQETLSQAGQKTSAAITTMGSAISRKLGDMSSNYSIRHSISMPAMRNSPTFKSFEDKVGNLKYKVVGPRGDGSTAGSPTDSTPTQENPPF, from the exons ATGGATCCCGCCGGCCAAG ATATCAACCTCAACTCTCCCAACAAGGGTCTGCCCGTGGAAAATCCCGGTGGCCTGTCGGACGTTTCGGTAGAGGGCGCTCTGGGAAACTCGGGCAACCCCCTCCCGCCAGGCCTGACAGAGGAGGAGGCCGAGGAGCTCCGCTCTGAGCTCGGCAAG GTGGAGGAGGAGATCAGCACGCTGCGTCAGGTTCTGTTGGCCAAAGAGAAACACGCCCTGGCGCTCAAGAGAAAACTGGGCCTCAGCCCGCTCAACGAACTCAAGCAGAATCTCACCAAGAGCTGGCAGGACGTGCAGACCTCCAACGC ATATAAAAAGACTCAGGAGACCCTCTCCCAGGCGGGACAGAAGACGAGTGCCGCCATCACCACCATGGGCTCGGCCATCAGCAGGAAGCTGGGCGACATGAG TAGCAACTATTCCATTCGCCACTCCATAAGTATGCCAGCGATGAG GAACTCCCCCACCTTCAAGTCGTTTGAGGACAAAGTGGGCAACCTGAAG TACAAGGTGGTGGGCCCCCGAGGAGACGGCAGCACGGCCGGCTCACCCACCGACTCCACCCCCACTCAGGAGAACCCGCCTTTCTGA
- the LOC131104843 gene encoding tripartite motif-containing protein 54-like, protein MSLSQQCGMGGAEQEAGLGMLEKQLTCPICLELLQKPVVILPCQHNLCRKCANDLYQPSLFQARTTMTVNSGRFRCPSCRHEVILDRHGVFGLQRNLLVENIIDVYKQEVGSDASRPLPASPSTPAQITCSEHDGEKVNIYCVTCQMPTCSLCKVFGRHRSCQVQPLDHVLQHEKDVLREGVASLAEVNQKVQALIDELEETCRRIEENCETHKQNVCDKFSRMFSILDERCKAMTERISSEEEEKTGHAQLLARCYGDSMEANRKLLEKARSSMEDPDMAAFVQNSKDLIAKVQTAALFSPAEMLQAGQEMTASTFNFSQQESAARSIDFIRGGVRLIDEDSQSSEPWEPAVASGPESESSAPPDLHIQMLAGQEEEVLEQELEPEQTATPEDPVGSESGPVTEEPAGQVEEYAADEGLTGPINTQQSEEGRAVSEPDDWTEGQKEAGSTDVLLYPDWYRSRKRLLPGTGEAEEVADRIDNSVLYATRPPEDSSLRPQTRPRPQPPPLAQCREPALPEMGGDGGVGTEEDEDAQGWVCLSDEGSEPVQEATPIPSEDHLAPQEETSGHTKEKLSDYEGDSSEGDAAAPHGSGKVEASDEGEGVTSFDSLQAVAFFFYLVAFLVLLQKFWSYVGCFICT, encoded by the exons CCCTCCTTGTTTCAGGCCCGCACCACCATGACCGTCAACAGCGGGCGCTTCCGCTGCCCGTCGTGCCGGCACGAGGTGATCCTGGACCGCCACGGCGTCTTCGGCCTACAGAGGAACCTCCTGGTGGAGAACATCATCGACGTCTACAAGCAGGAAGTCGGCAGCGACGCCTCCAG GCCCCTCCCTGCTTCTCCCTCAACTCCCGCTCAGATCACCTGCTCCGAGCACGACGGCGAGAAGGTGAATATTTACTGCGTGACCTGCCAGATGCCCACCTGCTCCCTCTGCAAAGTCTTTGGACGACATCGGTCCTGTCAGGTGCAACCACTGGACCACGTCCTCCAGCACGAGAAG GACGTGCTAAGAGAAGGCGTGGCTTCCCTGGCGGAGGTCAACCAGAAGGTGCAAGCGTTGATTGACGAGCTGGAGGAGACCTGCAGGAGAATCGAG GAGAACTGCGAGACTCACAAACAGAACGTGTGTGACAAGTTCAGCCGAATGTTCTCCATCTTGGACGAAAGATGCAAG GCCATGACAGAGCGAATCAGctcagaggaagaggagaagacaGGCCACGCCCAGCTGCTGGCACGTTGCTATGGCGACAGCATGGAGGCCAACAGGAAGCTGTTGGAGAAGGCAAGGAGCAGCATGGAGGATCCCGACATGGCCGCCTTTGTCCAG AATTCCAAAGACCTGATCGCAAA GGTCCAAACAGCCGCCCTGTTCAGTCCCGCCGAGATGCTGCAGGCAGGACAGGAGATGACAGCCTCCACCTTCAACTTCAGCCAGCAGGAGAGCGCCGCCAGGAGCATCGACTTCATCCGAGGTGGCGTGCGCCTCATTGATGAGGATTCACAATCTTCGGAACCGTGGGAACCTGCGGTAGCTTCAGGACCAGAGAGTGAATCATCAGCGCCTCCAGATCTTCACATCCAAATGCTTGCTGGCCAAGAGGAGGAGGTTCTGGAGCAGGAACTGGAACCAGAGCAGACGGCTACACCAGAGGATCCGGTGGGCAGCGAGTCGGGTCCGGTCACAGAAGAGCCGGCGGGACAGGTGGAGGAATATGCTGCTGACGAGGGACTGACGGGTCCCATCAACACGCAACAG AGTGAGGAGGGCAGGGCCGTGTCCGAGCCAGATGATTGGACGGAAGGACAGAAGGAGGCGGGGTCAACAGATGTTTTGCTGTATCCTGACTGGTACCGGTCCAGGAAGAGGCTGCTTCCTGGGACTGGTGAAGCAGAGGAGGTGGCGGACAGAATAGACAACTCCGTGTTGTATGCCACACGTCCTCCAGAAGATTCTTCTCTCCGACCTCAAACGCGGCCTCGGCCGCAGCCTCCTCCGCTGGCGCAATGCCGAGAGCCTGCACTTCCGGAGATGGGAGGAGACGGCGGTGTGGGGacggaggaggatgaggacgcTCAGGGGTGGGTGTGTCTTTCTGATGAAGGCTCAGAGCCGGTGCAGGAGGCCACCCCCATTCCTTCAGAGGACCACTTGGCTCCACAGGAGGAAACTTCAGGACACACCAAGGAGAAGCTGAGCGACTATGAGGGTGACTCCTCAGAAGGAGACGCGGCGGCGCCACACGGATCTGGCAAAGTGGAGGCGAGTGACGAGGGAGAAGGCGTGACCTCCTTCGATTCCCTCCAG GCTGTCGCCTTCTTCTTCTACCTTGTGGCTTTCCTGGTTCTCCTGCAGAAGTTTTGGTCTTACGTTGGCTGCTTCATATGCACTTAG
- the tpd52l2b gene encoding tpd52 like 2b isoform X4 — protein sequence MDPAGQDINLNSPNKGLPVENPGGLSDVSVEGALGNSGNPLPPGLTEEEAEELRSELGKVEEEISTLRQVLLAKEKHALALKRKLGLSPLNELKQNLTKSWQDVQTSNAYLSASATLDDISHSEAYKKTQETLSQAGQKTSAAITTMGSAISRKLGDMSNYSIRHSISMPAMRNSPTFKSFEDKVGNLKYKVVGPRGDGSTAGSPTDSTPTQENPPF from the exons ATGGATCCCGCCGGCCAAG ATATCAACCTCAACTCTCCCAACAAGGGTCTGCCCGTGGAAAATCCCGGTGGCCTGTCGGACGTTTCGGTAGAGGGCGCTCTGGGAAACTCGGGCAACCCCCTCCCGCCAGGCCTGACAGAGGAGGAGGCCGAGGAGCTCCGCTCTGAGCTCGGCAAG GTGGAGGAGGAGATCAGCACGCTGCGTCAGGTTCTGTTGGCCAAAGAGAAACACGCCCTGGCGCTCAAGAGAAAACTGGGCCTCAGCCCGCTCAACGAACTCAAGCAGAATCTCACCAAGAGCTGGCAGGACGTGCAGACCTCCAACGC ATATCTGTCTGCCTCGGCTACTTTGGATGACATTTCCCACTCGGAAGC ATATAAAAAGACTCAGGAGACCCTCTCCCAGGCGGGACAGAAGACGAGTGCCGCCATCACCACCATGGGCTCGGCCATCAGCAGGAAGCTGGGCGACATGAG CAACTATTCCATTCGCCACTCCATAAGTATGCCAGCGATGAG GAACTCCCCCACCTTCAAGTCGTTTGAGGACAAAGTGGGCAACCTGAAG TACAAGGTGGTGGGCCCCCGAGGAGACGGCAGCACGGCCGGCTCACCCACCGACTCCACCCCCACTCAGGAGAACCCGCCTTTCTGA
- the tpd52l2b gene encoding tpd52 like 2b isoform X7: protein MDPAGQDINLNSPNKGLPVENPGGLSDVSVEGALGNSGNPLPPGLTEEEAEELRSELGKVEEEISTLRQVLLAKEKHALALKRKLGLSPLNELKQNLTKSWQDVQTSNAYLSASATLDDISHSEAYKKTQETLSQAGQKTSAAITTMGSAISRKLGDMRNSPTFKSFEDKVGNLKYKVVGPRGDGSTAGSPTDSTPTQENPPF from the exons ATGGATCCCGCCGGCCAAG ATATCAACCTCAACTCTCCCAACAAGGGTCTGCCCGTGGAAAATCCCGGTGGCCTGTCGGACGTTTCGGTAGAGGGCGCTCTGGGAAACTCGGGCAACCCCCTCCCGCCAGGCCTGACAGAGGAGGAGGCCGAGGAGCTCCGCTCTGAGCTCGGCAAG GTGGAGGAGGAGATCAGCACGCTGCGTCAGGTTCTGTTGGCCAAAGAGAAACACGCCCTGGCGCTCAAGAGAAAACTGGGCCTCAGCCCGCTCAACGAACTCAAGCAGAATCTCACCAAGAGCTGGCAGGACGTGCAGACCTCCAACGC ATATCTGTCTGCCTCGGCTACTTTGGATGACATTTCCCACTCGGAAGC ATATAAAAAGACTCAGGAGACCCTCTCCCAGGCGGGACAGAAGACGAGTGCCGCCATCACCACCATGGGCTCGGCCATCAGCAGGAAGCTGGGCGACATGAG GAACTCCCCCACCTTCAAGTCGTTTGAGGACAAAGTGGGCAACCTGAAG TACAAGGTGGTGGGCCCCCGAGGAGACGGCAGCACGGCCGGCTCACCCACCGACTCCACCCCCACTCAGGAGAACCCGCCTTTCTGA
- the tpd52l2b gene encoding tpd52 like 2b isoform X1, giving the protein MDPAGQDINLNSPNKGLPVENPGGLSDVSVEGALGNSGNPLPPGLTEEEAEELRSELGKVEEEISTLRQVLLAKEKHALALKRKLGLSPLNELKQNLTKSWQDVQTSNAYLSASATLDDISHSEAYKKTQETLSQAGQKTSAAITTMGSAISRKLGDMRALPFSNSFSSNYSIRHSISMPAMRNSPTFKSFEDKVGNLKYKVVGPRGDGSTAGSPTDSTPTQENPPF; this is encoded by the exons ATGGATCCCGCCGGCCAAG ATATCAACCTCAACTCTCCCAACAAGGGTCTGCCCGTGGAAAATCCCGGTGGCCTGTCGGACGTTTCGGTAGAGGGCGCTCTGGGAAACTCGGGCAACCCCCTCCCGCCAGGCCTGACAGAGGAGGAGGCCGAGGAGCTCCGCTCTGAGCTCGGCAAG GTGGAGGAGGAGATCAGCACGCTGCGTCAGGTTCTGTTGGCCAAAGAGAAACACGCCCTGGCGCTCAAGAGAAAACTGGGCCTCAGCCCGCTCAACGAACTCAAGCAGAATCTCACCAAGAGCTGGCAGGACGTGCAGACCTCCAACGC ATATCTGTCTGCCTCGGCTACTTTGGATGACATTTCCCACTCGGAAGC ATATAAAAAGACTCAGGAGACCCTCTCCCAGGCGGGACAGAAGACGAGTGCCGCCATCACCACCATGGGCTCGGCCATCAGCAGGAAGCTGGGCGACATGAG AGCGCTTCCTTTCTCCAACTCTTTTAG TAGCAACTATTCCATTCGCCACTCCATAAGTATGCCAGCGATGAG GAACTCCCCCACCTTCAAGTCGTTTGAGGACAAAGTGGGCAACCTGAAG TACAAGGTGGTGGGCCCCCGAGGAGACGGCAGCACGGCCGGCTCACCCACCGACTCCACCCCCACTCAGGAGAACCCGCCTTTCTGA
- the tpd52l2b gene encoding tpd52 like 2b isoform X9: protein MDPAGQDINLNSPNKGLPVENPGGLSDVSVEGALGNSGNPLPPGLTEEEAEELRSELGKVEEEISTLRQVLLAKEKHALALKRKLGLSPLNELKQNLTKSWQDVQTSNAYKKTQETLSQAGQKTSAAITTMGSAISRKLGDMSNYSIRHSISMPAMRNSPTFKSFEDKVGNLKYKVVGPRGDGSTAGSPTDSTPTQENPPF from the exons ATGGATCCCGCCGGCCAAG ATATCAACCTCAACTCTCCCAACAAGGGTCTGCCCGTGGAAAATCCCGGTGGCCTGTCGGACGTTTCGGTAGAGGGCGCTCTGGGAAACTCGGGCAACCCCCTCCCGCCAGGCCTGACAGAGGAGGAGGCCGAGGAGCTCCGCTCTGAGCTCGGCAAG GTGGAGGAGGAGATCAGCACGCTGCGTCAGGTTCTGTTGGCCAAAGAGAAACACGCCCTGGCGCTCAAGAGAAAACTGGGCCTCAGCCCGCTCAACGAACTCAAGCAGAATCTCACCAAGAGCTGGCAGGACGTGCAGACCTCCAACGC ATATAAAAAGACTCAGGAGACCCTCTCCCAGGCGGGACAGAAGACGAGTGCCGCCATCACCACCATGGGCTCGGCCATCAGCAGGAAGCTGGGCGACATGAG CAACTATTCCATTCGCCACTCCATAAGTATGCCAGCGATGAG GAACTCCCCCACCTTCAAGTCGTTTGAGGACAAAGTGGGCAACCTGAAG TACAAGGTGGTGGGCCCCCGAGGAGACGGCAGCACGGCCGGCTCACCCACCGACTCCACCCCCACTCAGGAGAACCCGCCTTTCTGA
- the tpd52l2b gene encoding tpd52 like 2b isoform X6 translates to MDPAGQDINLNSPNKGLPVENPGGLSDVSVEGALGNSGNPLPPGLTEEEAEELRSELGKVEEEISTLRQVLLAKEKHALALKRKLGLSPLNELKQNLTKSWQDVQTSNAYKKTQETLSQAGQKTSAAITTMGSAISRKLGDMRALPFSNSFSNYSIRHSISMPAMRNSPTFKSFEDKVGNLKYKVVGPRGDGSTAGSPTDSTPTQENPPF, encoded by the exons ATGGATCCCGCCGGCCAAG ATATCAACCTCAACTCTCCCAACAAGGGTCTGCCCGTGGAAAATCCCGGTGGCCTGTCGGACGTTTCGGTAGAGGGCGCTCTGGGAAACTCGGGCAACCCCCTCCCGCCAGGCCTGACAGAGGAGGAGGCCGAGGAGCTCCGCTCTGAGCTCGGCAAG GTGGAGGAGGAGATCAGCACGCTGCGTCAGGTTCTGTTGGCCAAAGAGAAACACGCCCTGGCGCTCAAGAGAAAACTGGGCCTCAGCCCGCTCAACGAACTCAAGCAGAATCTCACCAAGAGCTGGCAGGACGTGCAGACCTCCAACGC ATATAAAAAGACTCAGGAGACCCTCTCCCAGGCGGGACAGAAGACGAGTGCCGCCATCACCACCATGGGCTCGGCCATCAGCAGGAAGCTGGGCGACATGAG AGCGCTTCCTTTCTCCAACTCTTTTAG CAACTATTCCATTCGCCACTCCATAAGTATGCCAGCGATGAG GAACTCCCCCACCTTCAAGTCGTTTGAGGACAAAGTGGGCAACCTGAAG TACAAGGTGGTGGGCCCCCGAGGAGACGGCAGCACGGCCGGCTCACCCACCGACTCCACCCCCACTCAGGAGAACCCGCCTTTCTGA
- the ppdpfb gene encoding pancreatic progenitor cell differentiation and proliferation factor B encodes MAAIPAGGSLVATTDYYRRRIGSTSSSSSCGSSEYSGEVIPHHPGLPKQDSGHWWSSFFFGKQPGMTPLTEEAQQRVGLPGVQTNGSITCVAKEMVMQRQVSEGSEAGSPASS; translated from the exons ATGGCAGCCATTCCAGCAGGCGGTTCTCTAGTGGCCACCACAGACTACTACCGAA gGCGCATTGGATCGACATCCAGCAGCAGTTCGTGTGGCAGTTCAGAGTACAGCGGCGAGGTCATTCCTCACCATCCAG GACTTCCCAAGCAGGACTCTGGTCACTGGTGGTCCAGTTTCTTCTTTGGGAAGCAGCCAGGAATGACCCCTCTGACTGAGGAGGCACAGCAGAG GGTGGGTCTCCCGGGTGTGCAGACAAATGGCAGCATCACCTGCGTTGCCAAGGAGATGGTGATGCAGCGCCAGGTGAGCGAGGGCAGCGAGGCAggaagccccgcctcctcctga
- the tpd52l2b gene encoding tpd52 like 2b isoform X3, with protein sequence MDPAGQDINLNSPNKGLPVENPGGLSDVSVEGALGNSGNPLPPGLTEEEAEELRSELGKVEEEISTLRQVLLAKEKHALALKRKLGLSPLNELKQNLTKSWQDVQTSNAYLSASATLDDISHSEAYKKTQETLSQAGQKTSAAITTMGSAISRKLGDMSSNYSIRHSISMPAMRNSPTFKSFEDKVGNLKYKVVGPRGDGSTAGSPTDSTPTQENPPF encoded by the exons ATGGATCCCGCCGGCCAAG ATATCAACCTCAACTCTCCCAACAAGGGTCTGCCCGTGGAAAATCCCGGTGGCCTGTCGGACGTTTCGGTAGAGGGCGCTCTGGGAAACTCGGGCAACCCCCTCCCGCCAGGCCTGACAGAGGAGGAGGCCGAGGAGCTCCGCTCTGAGCTCGGCAAG GTGGAGGAGGAGATCAGCACGCTGCGTCAGGTTCTGTTGGCCAAAGAGAAACACGCCCTGGCGCTCAAGAGAAAACTGGGCCTCAGCCCGCTCAACGAACTCAAGCAGAATCTCACCAAGAGCTGGCAGGACGTGCAGACCTCCAACGC ATATCTGTCTGCCTCGGCTACTTTGGATGACATTTCCCACTCGGAAGC ATATAAAAAGACTCAGGAGACCCTCTCCCAGGCGGGACAGAAGACGAGTGCCGCCATCACCACCATGGGCTCGGCCATCAGCAGGAAGCTGGGCGACATGAG TAGCAACTATTCCATTCGCCACTCCATAAGTATGCCAGCGATGAG GAACTCCCCCACCTTCAAGTCGTTTGAGGACAAAGTGGGCAACCTGAAG TACAAGGTGGTGGGCCCCCGAGGAGACGGCAGCACGGCCGGCTCACCCACCGACTCCACCCCCACTCAGGAGAACCCGCCTTTCTGA
- the tpd52l2b gene encoding tpd52 like 2b isoform X5, translated as MDPAGQDINLNSPNKGLPVENPGGLSDVSVEGALGNSGNPLPPGLTEEEAEELRSELGKVEEEISTLRQVLLAKEKHALALKRKLGLSPLNELKQNLTKSWQDVQTSNAYKKTQETLSQAGQKTSAAITTMGSAISRKLGDMRALPFSNSFSSNYSIRHSISMPAMRNSPTFKSFEDKVGNLKYKVVGPRGDGSTAGSPTDSTPTQENPPF; from the exons ATGGATCCCGCCGGCCAAG ATATCAACCTCAACTCTCCCAACAAGGGTCTGCCCGTGGAAAATCCCGGTGGCCTGTCGGACGTTTCGGTAGAGGGCGCTCTGGGAAACTCGGGCAACCCCCTCCCGCCAGGCCTGACAGAGGAGGAGGCCGAGGAGCTCCGCTCTGAGCTCGGCAAG GTGGAGGAGGAGATCAGCACGCTGCGTCAGGTTCTGTTGGCCAAAGAGAAACACGCCCTGGCGCTCAAGAGAAAACTGGGCCTCAGCCCGCTCAACGAACTCAAGCAGAATCTCACCAAGAGCTGGCAGGACGTGCAGACCTCCAACGC ATATAAAAAGACTCAGGAGACCCTCTCCCAGGCGGGACAGAAGACGAGTGCCGCCATCACCACCATGGGCTCGGCCATCAGCAGGAAGCTGGGCGACATGAG AGCGCTTCCTTTCTCCAACTCTTTTAG TAGCAACTATTCCATTCGCCACTCCATAAGTATGCCAGCGATGAG GAACTCCCCCACCTTCAAGTCGTTTGAGGACAAAGTGGGCAACCTGAAG TACAAGGTGGTGGGCCCCCGAGGAGACGGCAGCACGGCCGGCTCACCCACCGACTCCACCCCCACTCAGGAGAACCCGCCTTTCTGA